One window of Medicago truncatula cultivar Jemalong A17 chromosome 2, MtrunA17r5.0-ANR, whole genome shotgun sequence genomic DNA carries:
- the LOC25487570 gene encoding coumaroyl-CoA:anthocyanidin 3-O-glucoside-6''-O-coumaroyltransferase 1: MNNTNTNITHETKFTMKVIEHSQVAPPPNSLTSPTILPLTFFDIPWFYCHPIQRIFFYHFPHPTHHFLQTTLPILKHSLSITLLHFFPFSSNLIVPPNSQNTDPYIRYLDEDSISFTVAESSADFNILVSDSQDAQNWHHLVPNLPPPRTEQDNTRIIPIMAIQVTVLPNSGLSICLSYNHVAADGKSLHHFVKFWASLSKAIAKNNNNLSLEYSPPLDLPSHERDRVKDPNGLKLVYLQELEDSESNEMEFAGLVRDSYVNKIRTALVLSYEQVQKLKKWVTDKCKESCRIQHLSTFVVTSSLIWFCMIKAEEGDSKSDEGDCVDLDDHCYFVFLADCRDSGELSLPKTYFGNCLASYTVAVKRDELIGKNGIVSASIGIEKKIRHLKSHALLGAETLMSDYREMSKPGKSVTVVAGSPKLAVYETDFGWGKPKKSDAVHLDSSGSISLSDCRDGGGGIEVGLALERSRITNFINIFQEQLDNICSM, from the coding sequence ATgaacaacacaaacacaaacataacTCACGAGACCAAGTTCACCATGAAGGTGATAGAACATAGTCAAGTTGCACCACCACCAAATTCACTTACATCACCAACCATTCTACCCTTAACTTTCTTCGACATACCATGGTTTTATTGTCACCCAATTCAACGTATCTTCTTCTACCATTTTCCTCATCCAACTCATCATTTCCTTCAAACAACACTTCCCATTCTCAAACACTCACTTTCCATAACCCTCCTACACTTCTTCCCTTTTTCCTCTAACCTCATCGTCCCTCCAAATTCCCAAAACACCGATCCTTACATACGTTACCTCGATGAAGACTCTATCTCCTTCACCGTAGCTGAATCCTCAGCAGACTTCAATATCCTCGTATCTGATTCACAAGATGCTCAAAACTGGCACCATCTTGTTCCAAATTTACCTCCACCTCGTACCGAACAAGACAACACTCGCATCATCCCTATAATGGCTATTCAAGTCACCGTTCTTCCAAACTCCGGCTTGTCTATTTGCCTAAGTTACAACCATGTTGCTGCAGACGGAAAATCACTTCACCATTTCGTGAAATTTTGGGCCTCTCTTTCAAAAGCCATAgcaaaaaacaacaataatttgtcTCTTGAATACTCTCCGCCTCTTGATCTTCCTTCACATGAAAGAGATAGAGTTAAAGATCCAAATGGTCTTAAACTTGTATACTTGCAAGAATTAGAAGATTCTGAATCAAATGAAATGGAATTTGCGGGTTTGGTTCGAGATTCTTATGTTAACAAGATAAGAACAGCTTTAGTGTTGAGCTATGAACAAGTCCAGAAGTTAAAGAAATGGGTTACTGATAAATGTAAAGAGAGTTGTAGAATACAACACTTGTCAACTTTTGTTGTAACAAGTTCcttgatttggttttgtatGATAAAAGCAGAGGAGGGTGATAGCAAAAGTGATGAAGGTGATTGTGTTGATCTTGATGATCACTGCTACTTTGTGTTTCTTGCAGATTGTCGTGATAGCGGTGAATTGTCATTACCAAAAACTTATTTTGGAAATTGTCTTGCATCTTATACCGTGGCTGTAAAGAGAGATGAGTTAATTGGAAAAAATGGGATTGTTTCGGCTTCAATTGGTATCGAAAAGAAGATAAGACATTTAAAGAGTCATGCTTTGTTAGGAGCTGAAACATTGATGTCTGATTATAGGGAAATGTCAAAACCTGGTAAGTCTGTAACTGTGGTTGCTGGTTCACCGAAATTGGCTGTTTATGAGACAGATTTTGGGTGGGGGAAGCCTAAGAAATCTGATGCTGTTCATCTTGATTCGTCCGGTTCGATTTCTCTTTCTGATTGTAGAGACGGCGGAGGTGGAATTGAAGTTGGTTTGGCTCTTGAGAGGTCTAGAATCACTAATTTCATCAACATCTTTCAAGAACAACTTGATAATATTTGTAGCATGTGA
- the LOC25487572 gene encoding diacylglycerol kinase 5 produces MASHDSEFLKNFWIPNHILVSDSKVDDEIEGDGPKCPVLVFVNSKSGGQLGGELLKTYRAVLKDKQVFDLGEETPDKVLSRIYANLENLKVQGDRLAISTMERLRLIVAGGDGTAGWLLGVVCDLKLSHSPPIATVPLGTGNNLPFAFGWGKKNPGTDEQSVLSFLNQVMKAKEMKIDNWHLLMRMKAPKHGTCDPIAPLELPHSLHAFHRVSETDELNIEGCHTFRGGFWNYFSMGMDAQVSYAFHSERKLHPEKFKNQLVNQSTYAKLGCTQGWFMASLFHPPSRNIAHMGKVKVMKTAGQWEDLEIPSSIRSIVCLNLPSFSGGLNPWGTPNRKKQRDRDFTPPYVDDGLIEVVGFRDAWHGLVLLAPNGHGTRLAQAKRIRFEFHKGAADHTFMRIDGEPWKQPLPVDDDTVLVEISHHGQVNMLATYESKSKSVYDPSSPHHNGAEEDDDEDSLADEFRKFGAAETFKIPDEVDITHLS; encoded by the exons ATGGCGTCTCACGATTCTGAATTTCTGAAGAACTTTTGGATCCCGAATCACATTCTTGTGTCGGATTCTAAGGTTGATGATGAGATCGAAGGCGATGGACCTAAGTGTCCAGTGCTTGTTTTTGTTAACtctaagagtggtggtcagttAGGTGGTGAACTCTTGAAAACCTATCGTGCAGTTCTTAAAGATAAAcag gTGTTTGATTTGGGGGAAGAGACACCTGATAAGGTTTTGAGCAGAATCTATGCGAATTTGGAAAACTTGAAGGTTCAGGGTGATCGACTTGCAATATCGACTATGGAGAGATTGAGATTAATT GTTGCAGGGGGTGATGGAACAGCTGGATGGTTGCTTGGAGTTGTTTGTGATCTCAAATTATCTCATTCACCCCCCATAGCCACGGTTCCCTTGGGCACAGGGAATAATCTACCATTTGCATTTGGCTGG GGGAAGAAGAATCCCGGAACAGATGAACAATCTGTTTTGTCATTTCTAAATCAAGTAATGAAAGCTAAGGAAATGAAAATTGACAA CTGGCACCTTCTTATGCGGATGAAGGCGCCGAAACATGGTACTTGTGATCCTATTGCACCTCTTGAGTTACCCCATTCTTTGCATGCCTTCCATCGTGTCTCTGAGACAGATGAACTTAATATA GAAGGTTGCCATACTTTTCGTGGAGGATTTTGGAATTACTTCAGCATGG GAATGGATGCTCAAGTTTCTTATGCATTTCATTCTGAACGAAAATTGCACcctgaaaaattcaaaaatcagttGGTTAATCAG AGCACTTATGCTAAGCTTGGATGCACACAAGGATGGTTTATGGCTTCACTATTTCATCCTCCGTCCAG GAACATTGCACATATGGGAAAGGTCAAAGTCATGAAAACAGCTGGTCAGTGGGAAGACCTCGAAATACCTTCCAG CATCCGATCAATTGTATGCCTTAACTTGCCTAGCTTTTCTGGTGGATTGAACCCATGGGGTACACCAAACAGAAAGAAGCAGCGTGAT AGAGATTTTACACCTCCATATGTAGATGATGGTCTTATTGAAGTTGTTGGTTTTAGAGATGCCTGGCATGGACTTGTTTTACTTGCTCCAAATGGTCATGGAACGCGCCTTGCTCAG GCAAAAAGAATCCGCTTTGAGTTTCACAAAGGTGCGGCAGATCATACATTCATGAGGATTGATGGGGAACCTTGGAAGCAACCTCTCCCAGTTGATGATGATACTGTTTTGGTAGAGATTTCACACCATGGCCAGGTTAACATGCTTGCCACTTATGAATCCAAGTCTAAAAGTGTGTATGATCCATCATCACCTCATCATAATGGTGCTGAAGAAGACGATGATGAAGACAGTTTAGCAGATGAATTTCGAAAGTTTGGTGCAGCAGAAACATTCAAAATCCCAGATGAGGTAGATATTACTCATCTTAGTTAG